In the Campylobacter concisus genome, TCAACCTTGCTCATCGCCCCACTCTTGTTATACGGGCTTCTACCAGCCATCACCTCAGTCATAACGCCATCTTTTTCACAGATCGCGTCTGCAAAAACACATGAATATTCGCCGCTTTTTAAAATTTCATAGCACTCTTTTATAGCATCTGTCAAAAGCTCATCGTCATCGTCAAGCAAGCAGACAAACTCGCCTGTTGCGTTGTCAAAGCCGTTATTTTTGTTGCCATTTGGGCTCTTTTTGTGAGTGCTATTTTTTACAAATTTGATCCTAGCATCGTTAAAACTCTTGCAAATTTCACTCGCACTCTCGTCATCGCCGTCATCGGTTACAACTATTTCTAAATTTTTATAGCTTTGAGCTAGAGCGCTTTTTATGGCCTTTTTTAAAAGCTCTGGACGCTTGTAAGTTGCGGTTACGATGCTGATTAATGGCTCGCTCATTTAGCCCCTTTTAAAAATTCTCTCATAGCCTTGAAGCTTCTCAAGTCGTGAGAAAAGTATAAATTTAATTGTCTTGATATAGGCCTTTAAATTTGCGCTGTATCCTCTCTCAAGGCGCTCGCCCTCGATGTTTGAGCCACTTAGATCAGTCGGATGCGCAAAAAGATCACAAAAATACATCTGCATATCATTAACGCCTAGCAAATAGTCCCAAACATCGGTCGTGCAAAGCGCACGTTTATGAATTTCAAGCAAATTTTTAGCACTTTTTTTAGTTAGCACGTAAGCCCCTGCTCTATAAATGCTTGAAAATGAGTGCTTTGAAACCTGCCAAAGAGGCTTACTTAGGCTAGTATCCACCTTTTTGCCAAAGGCGCTAAACCTACCTTCTAGCCCATCTTGCATGCCGCATATCAGTACGCTATTTTCAGGCATCTTGCTAGCTGCTAAAAAGGCCTCTTTTATGTCCTGGTCATCTCCGATTACGTCATCTTCAAAGATGAGGGCAAATTTAGCCTCACTTGCCAAAAATGCCTCGTAGGCTTTCACATGCGAGAGCGAACAGCCTACCTCTGCTGGGCTTAAAACCTTGCCGTAAGCTTTAAATGATGGCGAAATGATCTTGTAATACTCCCTCGCGTTTAGCTCCCTGCCGTCTATTGCATCTATTAGCTTAAAGCTATCATAAGAGCTAAATTTCTGCTGCAAAAGCTCGCGCCTGTTGGTATCTTTTGCCAAAGAGATCAAATAAATTTCATTCATTTAAGACCTTTTAAATTTTTTTAAAATTTTACGCCAGACTATGCCTCGCTCGAAGGCATTAAAAAACAAAAAATATCCCAAAACATAAGCTGCGCCGGCGTATATCGCAGCAAAGATAGCAAATTTTAGCCAGTTATTTAGGCTCACAAAGTCCTTGCAGGCAAACATCGCAAGCACGCAGAGCACAAAAACGGCTAAATTTTTAAAATAAACCCCATAAAACGTAGTGAGCTTTACCTCTAAATTTAAAGCGGCATTTATAAGGTCAAAGCCAAGAATTCTTATGCTATAAAAAATGGCTGCGACGATGACGATGCCATAAACGCCGTAGTTACTAAATTTAAGCAGTGCGATCTGTGCTATGATCGTGCTAACGCCAAGGATAGTGTTAGCAATGGCTGGTCGGCGAAGCTTGTTTGTCGCGCTATCAAGGTTAAAAAGCGAAAAAACAAAGCTTATAAATACGATAGGCACAAGCGTGATCATCGAGATGCTATAGATAAATTTAACCTCATCTGCGCTTTTAAAAGGTAGCCAAAGCGTGTAAAAATCAAGCCCAAAAACGACGAAAAATGCAGCCGGAGCGCTCATCACAAAGGCGATCACTTTCATTGAAAATTTAGCCTCTTTTATGAGGTCCGTGATCAAATTTTTAGAGTAAAGCTCGACAAATTTTGGCGCAAAGATACCGCTAAGCTGCGCTACAAAACTCTCAAGTATGATAGGAGCGGCCTTGGCGACAGAAAGAAGTCCTGTGGCGTTCGCATTTACGAAAATGTTGCAGATAAAAAGATCCATGCCCGTTAAAAGTATGCGATTTAGCGCATTAAAGCTGTTCCAAATGCCAGAGCTTAAAAGCTCTTTTATCTTAGAAAAGTCAAATTTACTAAGGCTAAATTTTAGCTCCGGTGTGATGCGAGCTGACATAAAAATGGTGCTAAAAAAGACAAAAAGGCTAGCAACTAGCGCTGAAATGGCGATGTATGAAATGAATGGCTTAAAAAAGAAAAAGAGCGCCACGATGAGGATCGCCAGGATCGCGCTTGAGATGGCATTTCTGATGGAAAGTAGGTAAAGCTTGTTTGTCACAAAAGCACAGACCGTCAAAACGCCGTTAAATAGCCCAACGCAGAAATTTATAAAGTAAAAAAGAAGAGTCATTCTCACATCAAATAGTAAATTTTCAGGGACATTTAAAAAGCTTTGCAAATTTAGTATGAAAATGGAGCTTAGCATCACAACAACGGCGCAAAAGAAGATATTTACAACAAGCACTGATGAGTAGTAGGTGTTTGCAAGGTTTAGATCTTTTTTGTGCCACGCATGAGCAACAAAGCGCCCACTGACCGAGTTTATGGCTACACTTACAACCGCTGCGTAGCTAACGATGGCGTTGCTAAGGCCCACAAAGCCAAATGCCTCGTTGCCAAGGCTTTTTAAGATAAATGGCGTAAGAAAGAAATTTATACCCATTGATACGACAAAAACGACGATCGAGCTTATTAAATTGATTAGCATTAGATTTTTAACCTGTAAATTTTTACGCCACTTGAGATAACAAATGGCTCAAAGTATCGCTCATCAACTCGTTCAAATATAAAAAGCTGCACAAAAGATGAGTTAAAAGCATTTTCATCAAGCAACAATATCCGCGCATAGTCTTCTAAAAAAACCACATAAATTTTGGCGTTTTCATCTATGATTTTTTCATCTATTCTTAAATCTCTTCCAGCACCTTTTACCTTATAAAATGATTTTACGGCTATTTTCTCGCCGTTATGCATGATAAATTTTTGCTCATTTGTAGGCAAAGTATAGCCGTCTCCGAGGTCGATACCAGCTTCGCTAATGCCATTTAATGCACTAACATGATAAAAATCCTCTTTTTGCCTTTTACCAGTTGTGACGTCGATATAGCTATATCTAAAGATATTTGGCGCGATGTCAATCATATTTGGCACAAGATAGTAATAAACCGCCTTCTTTGCCAGCGGTGGATTAAAATTTTCACTTTTAAGCTGGCTTAAAAAAGTATTTATATCGCTTGTGTTGTAGTCTTTTAAAATTTTATCTATTGGCCTTATATTTTGCTCAAGCGAGATGTCATTATACGTAACTGCCACTCTTGCAAGTCTAGCCGAAAATGCCTCATCTTTTCCCAAAGCAAGGCCAACAAAATAATTATTTTCGCCACCTTGCCTACCAGGATCGTTTAAAGTCATAACATCAGCAAAATACCTTATAGCATACCCATAATCCCACCATGAAAATACATAATCATCACGCTTTGTGAGCTTTTTAAGTTCATCAAGCACCACTGCTTCATCACGGCTAATCACAGTGTTTGGCTTATATGAATAAGCAAAATCTAAATTTATAGCAAGAGCGGCTACGGCAAAAACTAAAAATGACAAATTTTTAATGGAATTTCTAAGATCAAATAAATTTAAAAAAAAATGCAAAAAATACCCAAAACCAAGCGCAACAAGTGGTGTTACGTACATAACAAATCTAACTCCACTAAAGAAAGAGAGGAGTCCAAGTCCAAGCATTGGTAATGTAAGCAAAAATGGACGAAATTTAAAGCAAAGTAGCAAGTAACCAATAATAGCCGCCAGTAGTATAAGAATATTTCCCGACATGAAATATATAAAATACAAAGGACTGGCACTTTTTACTTCGCTGATGAAATTATGCTCATTTATAAAGTGAAATTTATCGCTAAGAATTTCATTGCCTTTAAAAACATAAATACCTATTTTTGAAGTAACGAAATCAAAACCACCAAAATAGATAAAAATAGCTAGCATTAAAGTAAGAAAAATGGCTAAATTTCTAGCTGAGAGTAAATTTTTATATTTGCAAAAAAGAGAGAAAAATAAAGCAATAACTGCTAAATTTAAAACCAAAATTTTATTTGCTATTAGTGGATCTTTAGTAAAAGCATTTGAGCTTACGATGCTTATAAACATAAAAAATATCGCTTGATAATTTTGCAATCTATCTCGCATAAAAACTAGCGTATATAGTAAAAACATAAAGAAAATACTTAAAATAAGTGCATATGAGCTTTGATACCACCAAAGATAAAGCGATACAAAGACTCCAGGCAAAACGATAAATTTTTGTTCATTTGTGTTTAAAAGCCTGATCAAAAAATAGATGATAAAAAGTGCAAATGTGACATTTAACATGTCACTATCAAAATATCCAGGCGATGTCCTTGAAAGATAGCTTGGCAAGATAACACTCACAAACGCTGCCACAGCTCCTACCCTAAGAGCCTTAAGCTCATTTGATATCAAAATAACTGGAAGTGCGATAAGAGGAGCTAAAAAGATGCTCATGTAAAACATCACGCTTTCGATCTTAAAAGGAAAAATTTTGCAAATATAAAAAACTATAGTTGAGATTGGGTGATTAAATGGGCTAAAGTCATTTTGCTGATGAAAGCCAGCCAGCATGTCTCTAGCACCTTCTGCGTAGCAGTATGCGTCATTTGTCGTAAGCATAAATTCGCCATTAAAGTAAAACTCTGGCATATCCTTTGCCCACAATACCCAGAGCATCCTAGCTACAAACCCAAACAGATAAGCAGCTAGAAATATAAGTAAAATTTTACAATTTACGCTTACTTTATGCACTAAATTCCTTACAGCCTAGCGTCAGCCTCTGGGTAGATATTTTTTATATCGTAAACTAAATGTCCTTTTAGATTTAGCTTTTTAAACTCATTGTGAGCTACGGCAATCACGATGCAGTCGTAGTCATCTAGGTTATACTCTTTCACTAGATCAAAGCCGTACTCGTGTTTTACCTCAGCACTATCAGCCCAAGGATCAGTCACATCGACCTTGCAGCCAAAATCTTTTAGCTCATCAACCACGTCTATAACGCGAGAATTTCTTATATCTGGGCAGTTTTCTTTAAATGTCATACCAAGAACAAGCACGCGGGCTTTGTTGATAAGCACGCCTTTTCTTATCATTAGTTTTATAACCTGATCAGCTGCGTATCTGCCCATATCGTCGTTGATACGGCGGCCTGCTAGGATCATTTCAGGATGATAGCCTACCTCTTGAGCTTTGTGAGTTAGATAATATGGATCTACGCCGATGCAGTGACCACCAACTAGACCTGGGCGGAAATTTAAGAAATTCCACTTAGTACCTGCAGCCTCAAGCACATCAATAGTGTTGATATGAAGCTTTTCAAAAAGCATCGCAAGCTCGTTTATAAAAGCGATGTTGATGTCCCGTTGGGTGTTTTCGATGACCTTTGCAGCCTCTGCTACTTTGATGCTTGAAGCTTTGTGAGTGCCAGCTGTGATGATCGAGCGATAAATTTCATCGACCTTGTCGGCTATCTCAGGAGTTGAACCGCTAGTAATCTTTTTGATCTTTGTTACGGTATGCTCTTTATCACCTGGGTTTATACGCTCTGGCGAATAGCCGCAGAAGAAGTCTTTGTTAAATTTCAAACCGCTTTTTTCAAGAAGTGGCACGCAAATTTCTTCTGTAACGCCTGGATAAACGGTGCTCTCATAAACAACGATGTCGCCTTTTTTAAGCACTTTTGCCACACTCTCAGTCGCTTTTACGACTGGAGTTAGATCAGGGCGTTTGTTCTTATCTATCGGAGTCGGGACGGTCACGATGAAGAAGTTGCACTCTTTAATATCGTCTAAATTTAGGCTAAATTTCATACCATTATCGATCGCTTTTTTCATCTGCTCGTTGCTAAGTTCAAGCGTTCTATCATAGCCACTTTTAAGCTCTTCTATACGTTTTGCATTTACATCAAAGCCTACTACTTCGTACTTTTCACTAAAAGCTGCTGCAAGTGGAAGTCCAACATATCCAAGTCCTACTACTGCTATTTTCATTTACTTTTTCCTTTCTTTTTTGCTTCTATCTTTTTTACGCGTTCGTACATTCTTATTTCCGCACTTACACCTTTTGGAGTTATAATTCTAATAGGGCTAACGCCTGGTAAAATTTGAGTGAGCTCGTAATAAACCCGTCTCTTTTTCTTTCCGTCCTTGCATAGCATCATCGTTTGCGCTAGCTCATCCCCGCCGCTAAATTCATAATAAATCCCGCGCGCGTCCTCTTTTTCTTCAAGCTTTCCGCCGAGCAAAAAGGCAAAGTTGCAGTCGATTTCTATCTCTTTAAAAAAAGCGACTTCGTATTTAAAATAATCAGGCGGCATCTTTGAGATAGGTAACTCAAAAATATTTTCCTCGGTTTTTGCCGCATTTTCGCCCGCCAAAAGTACAAACGGAAGCGTGCAAGCTGCAATAAAAAGTAAAAATTTTCTCATGCCTTTACTCCGATTTGAAAATACTTAAATCCATGCTCAGCTAAAATTTTAGCGTTGTATTGGTTACGTCCGTCAAAAATAACGGCATTTTTTAGCCTCTCTTTGATCTCCATAAAATCAGGCGATCTAAACTCGCTCCACTCGGTCACAAGCACCATAGCATCGGCGTTATTAAGCGCGTCATATTTATTTTTAGCATATTTCACATCTAAATTTGGTATATATTTTTTAGCTTCCTCG is a window encoding:
- a CDS encoding STT3 domain-containing protein; this encodes MHKVSVNCKILLIFLAAYLFGFVARMLWVLWAKDMPEFYFNGEFMLTTNDAYCYAEGARDMLAGFHQQNDFSPFNHPISTIVFYICKIFPFKIESVMFYMSIFLAPLIALPVILISNELKALRVGAVAAFVSVILPSYLSRTSPGYFDSDMLNVTFALFIIYFLIRLLNTNEQKFIVLPGVFVSLYLWWYQSSYALILSIFFMFLLYTLVFMRDRLQNYQAIFFMFISIVSSNAFTKDPLIANKILVLNLAVIALFFSLFCKYKNLLSARNLAIFLTLMLAIFIYFGGFDFVTSKIGIYVFKGNEILSDKFHFINEHNFISEVKSASPLYFIYFMSGNILILLAAIIGYLLLCFKFRPFLLTLPMLGLGLLSFFSGVRFVMYVTPLVALGFGYFLHFFLNLFDLRNSIKNLSFLVFAVAALAINLDFAYSYKPNTVISRDEAVVLDELKKLTKRDDYVFSWWDYGYAIRYFADVMTLNDPGRQGGENNYFVGLALGKDEAFSARLARVAVTYNDISLEQNIRPIDKILKDYNTSDINTFLSQLKSENFNPPLAKKAVYYYLVPNMIDIAPNIFRYSYIDVTTGKRQKEDFYHVSALNGISEAGIDLGDGYTLPTNEQKFIMHNGEKIAVKSFYKVKGAGRDLRIDEKIIDENAKIYVVFLEDYARILLLDENAFNSSFVQLFIFERVDERYFEPFVISSGVKIYRLKI
- a CDS encoding MATE family efflux transporter, with product MLINLISSIVVFVVSMGINFFLTPFILKSLGNEAFGFVGLSNAIVSYAAVVSVAINSVSGRFVAHAWHKKDLNLANTYYSSVLVVNIFFCAVVVMLSSIFILNLQSFLNVPENLLFDVRMTLLFYFINFCVGLFNGVLTVCAFVTNKLYLLSIRNAISSAILAILIVALFFFFKPFISYIAISALVASLFVFFSTIFMSARITPELKFSLSKFDFSKIKELLSSGIWNSFNALNRILLTGMDLFICNIFVNANATGLLSVAKAAPIILESFVAQLSGIFAPKFVELYSKNLITDLIKEAKFSMKVIAFVMSAPAAFFVVFGLDFYTLWLPFKSADEVKFIYSISMITLVPIVFISFVFSLFNLDSATNKLRRPAIANTILGVSTIIAQIALLKFSNYGVYGIVIVAAIFYSIRILGFDLINAALNLEVKLTTFYGVYFKNLAVFVLCVLAMFACKDFVSLNNWLKFAIFAAIYAGAAYVLGYFLFFNAFERGIVWRKILKKFKRS
- a CDS encoding glycosyltransferase family 25 protein, yielding MNEIYLISLAKDTNRRELLQQKFSSYDSFKLIDAIDGRELNAREYYKIISPSFKAYGKVLSPAEVGCSLSHVKAYEAFLASEAKFALIFEDDVIGDDQDIKEAFLAASKMPENSVLICGMQDGLEGRFSAFGKKVDTSLSKPLWQVSKHSFSSIYRAGAYVLTKKSAKNLLEIHKRALCTTDVWDYLLGVNDMQMYFCDLFAHPTDLSGSNIEGERLERGYSANLKAYIKTIKFILFSRLEKLQGYERIFKRG
- a CDS encoding ecotin family protein codes for the protein MRKFLLFIAACTLPFVLLAGENAAKTEENIFELPISKMPPDYFKYEVAFFKEIEIDCNFAFLLGGKLEEKEDARGIYYEFSGGDELAQTMMLCKDGKKKRRVYYELTQILPGVSPIRIITPKGVSAEIRMYERVKKIEAKKKGKSK
- a CDS encoding nucleotide sugar dehydrogenase, whose product is MKIAVVGLGYVGLPLAAAFSEKYEVVGFDVNAKRIEELKSGYDRTLELSNEQMKKAIDNGMKFSLNLDDIKECNFFIVTVPTPIDKNKRPDLTPVVKATESVAKVLKKGDIVVYESTVYPGVTEEICVPLLEKSGLKFNKDFFCGYSPERINPGDKEHTVTKIKKITSGSTPEIADKVDEIYRSIITAGTHKASSIKVAEAAKVIENTQRDINIAFINELAMLFEKLHINTIDVLEAAGTKWNFLNFRPGLVGGHCIGVDPYYLTHKAQEVGYHPEMILAGRRINDDMGRYAADQVIKLMIRKGVLINKARVLVLGMTFKENCPDIRNSRVIDVVDELKDFGCKVDVTDPWADSAEVKHEYGFDLVKEYNLDDYDCIVIAVAHNEFKKLNLKGHLVYDIKNIYPEADARL